In Prunus dulcis chromosome 2, ALMONDv2, whole genome shotgun sequence, a single genomic region encodes these proteins:
- the LOC117619922 gene encoding uncharacterized protein LOC117619922 yields MGNNMREEIMILDWNQEPHDSVIRLESILNELETAHGRIEERIRLLEAVTFRARQRDRWRQPHASPQMVNITAGVGASDALNEGIQNGNDALATRETVESGKTIRGDKMHLVAKALGMETNAKKAESRSGSFFDCKICLDMARDPILTCCGHLFCWPCFCQLPYVDSYAKECPECKGEVTDKSLIPIYGNGDGNCSRKSKESVPMAPPRPRANRIDGFRQQLISRGPSSILIEERIQQISDMVGAMGERRRSQDLLGSHIMAERTTFVPRSQASPAIETTSHPQHDSLQVSRLLQGAASVSSFSSALNTAMNSAERLVEDLEAYSSSHHVRRNHQQAPHIGNGDTSSSIAAVLHPDSQTSDTAAEINSDVLPSDSFLRTDTVVVDLEDQTTDSEINSTLPSSSSRRRTNPRGSDVNNGHSSERRRRRLR; encoded by the coding sequence ATGGGGAATAATATGAGGGAAGAAATCATGATTTTGGATTGGAACCAGGAGCCTCATGATTCAGTGATCAGATTAGAATCCATACTCAATGAGCTTGAAACTGCCCATGGACGCATTGAAGAACGCATCAGACTACTAGAAGCAGTCACCTTCAGGGCTAGGCAGCGTGATAGGTGGCGACAACCTCATGCTTCCCCTCAGATGGTGAATATCACTGCAGGAGTTGGAGCTTCTGATGCACTAAATGAAGGCATTCAGAATGGGAACGATGCTCTAGCTACCCGAGAAACAGTGGAATCTGGCAAAACCATTAGAGGCGACAAAATGCATTTGGTAGCCAAGGCACTGGGGATGGAGACGAATGCTAAAAAGGCAGAGTCTCGTTCTGGGAGCTTCTTTGATTGTAAGATATGCTTGGACATGGCAAGAGATCCTATATTGACATGTTGTGgtcatttgttttgttggccATGCTTCTGTCAGTTGCCATATGTGGATTCATATGCAAAGGAATGCCCTGAGTGTAAAGGAGAAGTTACTGATAAAAGTCTAATCCCAATTTATGGGAACGGGGATGGTAACTGTTCTCGCAAGTCAAAGGAGTCTGTTCCGATGGCCCCTCCTAGGCCCCGTGCAAACAGGATTGATGGTTTTAGGCAACAGCTTATTAGTCGAGGACCATCTTCTATTTTGATTGAAGAAAGGATTCAGCAAATTAGCGACATGGTTGGTGCAATGGGGGAGAGAAGACGGTCACAGGATCTTCTCGGTTCACATATCATGGCAGAAAGAACTACTTTCGTGCCCAGATCCCAGGCATCACCTGCCATTGAGACAACAAGTCACCCACAGCATGATTCCCTTCAAGTCTCAAGATTATTACAAGGAGCTGCTTCAgtatcttccttttcttcagcATTGAATACTGCAATGAATTCTGCAGAAAGATTAGTCGAGGACCTCGAGGCATACAGTAGTAGTCACCATGTGAGAAGAAACCACCAACAAGCTCCACATATTGGTAATGGAGATACATCTTCAAGCATCGCTGCAGTTTTACACCCAGATAGCCAGACTTCTGATACTGCTGCTGAAATCAATTCTGATGTGCTCCCTTCTGATTCTTTTTTAAGAACTGATACTGTTGTTGTGGACTTGGAAGACCAGACAACGGATTCAGAAATAAATTCTACACtgccctcttcttcttctcggAGAAGAACTAATCCAAGAGGTTCTGACGTAAACAATGGACATTCATCTGAACGTAGAAGGAGAAGGTTGAGATAA
- the LOC117620373 gene encoding homeobox-leucine zipper protein HOX11-like isoform X2, translating to MELCLSLGDVQAPAEPFGLVSSSSSEKPRDDRVIMAASKTTGFCMSLSIGPSCDSSTSTSPREAGQQLDRNDHQNDDDLSRFSAACGSKSDVPVQLDLLPHTPVAPRSSSHGFPWPTPSDQNGGGGGSSENVNRVEEVAAVSSSPTNSGASSFQMDIGLYSSNYRGSGGKRSHSPEAEGDEGERQSNSRASDEDDINGINTRKKLRLSKEQSAFLEESFKEHHTLNPKQKLALAKQLNLRPRQVEVWFQNRRARTKLKQTEVDCEFLKRCCETLTEENRRLHKELQELRALKTHHHSNPFYMQSPATTLTMCPSCERIATTNTTTTTTTNNKTTTKAQAEADGFPRFYPFSQPQSHHSSAAS from the exons ATGGAGCTCTGTTTGAGCTTAGGAGATGTGCAAGCTCCTGCAGAGCCATTTGGGTTAgtctcatcatcatcatcagagAAGCCTCGTGATGATCGGGTCATCATGGCCGCCTCCAAAACGACAGGGTTTTGCATGAGCTTATCAATCGGTCCAAGCTGTGACAGCAGTACGAGTACTAGTCCTAGAGAAGCAGGTCAACAACTTGATAGAAATGATCATCAAAATGATGATGATCTAAGTAGGTTTAGTGCTGCTTGTGGTTCCAAATCAGATGTACCAGTCCAACTTGATCTTCTCCCCCACACTCCTGTAGCCCCCAGAAGCAGCAGCCATGGCTTCCCTTGGCCCACTCCTTCAGATCAAAACG gaggaggagggggcTCATCAGAAAACGTGAACAGAGTGGAGGAAGTGGCGGCGGTGTCATCGTCGCCGACAAACAGTGGTGCGTCGTCGTTTCAGATGGATATAGGGTTATACAGCAGCAATTACAGGGGCAGTGGAGGAAAGAGGAGTCACTCTCCAGAAGCAGAAGGGGATGAGGGAGAAAGGCAATCTAATTCTAGAGCAAGTGATGAGGATGACATCAATGGCATCAACACCAGGAAGAAGCTCAGGCTCTCTAAAGAACAGTCtgcttttcttgaagaaaGCTTCAAAGAACACCACACTCTCAACCCT AAGCAAAAGCTAGCGCTGGCAAAACAGCTTAATCTTCGTCCAAGACAAGTAGAAGTTTGGTTCCAGAATAGAAGAGCAAG GACGAAGCTGAAGCAAACGGAGGTTGACTGTGAGTTTCTCAAGAGATGCTGTGAGACACTAACGGAAGAGAACAGAAGGCTACACAAAGAGCTACAGGAGTTGAGGGCTTTGAAGACTCATCATCATTCAAACCCATTCTACATGCAATCACCAGCCACAACCCTCACCATGTGCCCTTCCTGTGAGCGCATCGCcaccaccaacaccaccaccaccaccaccaccaacaacaaaacaactaCAAAAGCCCAAGCAGAAGCAGATGGCTTCCCAAGATTCTATCCATTTTCTCAACCCCAATCCCATCACTCTTCTGCAGCTTCATGA
- the LOC117619923 gene encoding uncharacterized protein LOC117619923 produces the protein MEFSVLSSFKGCIDDSFWCCAMAQGPFYAPKSSSYVPGGQYLHCQTLNIDDFQFTVLWNKRCFASKMVNDLVNHFSEKDQLLPKGRVWVSVQDSKRLKCCDSRQRCLKE, from the exons ATGGAATTTTCAGTGTTGTCCTCTTTCAAGGGATGTATTGATGATAGTTTCTGGTGTTGTGCCATGGCGCAGGGGCCTTTCTATGCGCCAAAGAGCAGTTCATATGT ACCAGGAGGACAATACTTGCACTGCCAAACTCTGAACATCGATGACTTCCAGTTCACCGTCCTTTGGAACAAAAG ATGTTTTGCCTCAAAGATGGTCAATGACTTAGTGAATCACTTCAGTGAGAAAGATCAGCTTTTGCCAAAAGGTCGTGTTTGGGTTTCAGTTCAAGATTCAAAAAGATTGAAATGCTGTGATAGCAGACAAAGATGTTTAAAGGAGTAG
- the LOC117617123 gene encoding zinc finger protein jing homolog: MAIDPNHTTTTATAAMAAAMATATATSTVPTTTTRPIRPISSSPVPNLYPSQALPIRTQSPSASPVAAAAHHNQGVLYPVASSGRGFIPRPSWSATAGGEHTVTVANAGGGGAGAAYPSRPLLNFPPQQPISLHLIRPTYNLAPSPLPPPIKGLPLSSTPEVAPSSVPDSNGFKDNRDKSRDDNLAVIRGRKVRMTDGASLYVHCRSWLRNGVPEECQPQYGDTVRSLPKPSPIPMASATLPKKEEGEQEKEGKKDDNEDEDEEYIQRSSPHDLLKRHVKRARKVRARLREERLGRIARYKSRLALLLPPLVEQFRNDLAAGN; this comes from the exons ATGGCCATAGATCCCAACCACACCACCACTACAGCCACTGCCGCCATGGCCGCCGCCATGGCCACCGCCACAGCCACCTCCACTGTCCCCACAACCACCACGAGACCCATAAGACCCATATCATCTTCTCCTGTTCCGAATCTGTACCCAAGCCAAGCCCTCCCAATTCGAACCCAATCACCATCAGCATCTCcagtagcagcagcagcacaTCACAATCAGGGGGTTCTTTACCCAGTGGCTTCTTCAGGCCGAGGCTTCATTCCCAGGCCCAGTTGGTCCGCCACTGCCGGAGGCGAACACACAGTCACTGTGGCCAACGccggaggaggaggagctggAGCTGCCTACCCATCTCGGCCCTTACTCAATTTCCCTCCTCAGCAGCCTATTTCTCTGCATTTGATAAGACCCACCTACAACTTGGCACcatctcctcttcctcctccgaTTAAGGGCCTTCCTCTTTCTTCAACTCCCGAG GTTGCTCCATCTTCAGTGCCTGACAGCAATGGTTTTAAAGACAACAG GGATAAAAGCAGAGATGATAACTTAGCTGTCATCAGAGGTCGAAAA GTCAGAATGACGGATGGAGCTTCTCTATATGTTCATTGTCGGTCATGGTTGAGGAATGGAGTTCCTGAAGAATGTCAG CCACAATATGGCGATACTGTAAGGTCTCTTCCAAAACCATCACCTATACCTATGGCAAGTGCTACTTTGCCAAAGAAGGAGGAAGgtgaacaagaaaaagaaggaaaaaaagatgaTAATGAGGATGAg GATGAGGAGTACATTCAACGTTCATCACCACATGATCTGTTAAAAAGACATGTCAAACGCGCCAGAAAAGTTCGAGCACG GTTAAGAGAAGAACGCTTAGGACGAATTGCAAGGTACAAGTCTAGGCTTGctcttctccttcctcctTTGGTAGAACAGTTCAGAAATGATCTAGCTGCTGGAAACTGA
- the LOC117620373 gene encoding homeobox-leucine zipper protein HOX11-like isoform X1: MELCLSLGDVQAPAEPFGLVSSSSSEKPRDDRVIMAASKTTGFCMSLSIGPSCDSSTSTSPREAGQQLDRNDHQNDDDLSRFSAACGSKSDVPVQLDLLPHTPVAPRSSSHGFPWPTPSDQNVGGGGGSSENVNRVEEVAAVSSSPTNSGASSFQMDIGLYSSNYRGSGGKRSHSPEAEGDEGERQSNSRASDEDDINGINTRKKLRLSKEQSAFLEESFKEHHTLNPKQKLALAKQLNLRPRQVEVWFQNRRARTKLKQTEVDCEFLKRCCETLTEENRRLHKELQELRALKTHHHSNPFYMQSPATTLTMCPSCERIATTNTTTTTTTNNKTTTKAQAEADGFPRFYPFSQPQSHHSSAAS, encoded by the exons ATGGAGCTCTGTTTGAGCTTAGGAGATGTGCAAGCTCCTGCAGAGCCATTTGGGTTAgtctcatcatcatcatcagagAAGCCTCGTGATGATCGGGTCATCATGGCCGCCTCCAAAACGACAGGGTTTTGCATGAGCTTATCAATCGGTCCAAGCTGTGACAGCAGTACGAGTACTAGTCCTAGAGAAGCAGGTCAACAACTTGATAGAAATGATCATCAAAATGATGATGATCTAAGTAGGTTTAGTGCTGCTTGTGGTTCCAAATCAGATGTACCAGTCCAACTTGATCTTCTCCCCCACACTCCTGTAGCCCCCAGAAGCAGCAGCCATGGCTTCCCTTGGCCCACTCCTTCAGATCAAAACG taggaggaggagggggcTCATCAGAAAACGTGAACAGAGTGGAGGAAGTGGCGGCGGTGTCATCGTCGCCGACAAACAGTGGTGCGTCGTCGTTTCAGATGGATATAGGGTTATACAGCAGCAATTACAGGGGCAGTGGAGGAAAGAGGAGTCACTCTCCAGAAGCAGAAGGGGATGAGGGAGAAAGGCAATCTAATTCTAGAGCAAGTGATGAGGATGACATCAATGGCATCAACACCAGGAAGAAGCTCAGGCTCTCTAAAGAACAGTCtgcttttcttgaagaaaGCTTCAAAGAACACCACACTCTCAACCCT AAGCAAAAGCTAGCGCTGGCAAAACAGCTTAATCTTCGTCCAAGACAAGTAGAAGTTTGGTTCCAGAATAGAAGAGCAAG GACGAAGCTGAAGCAAACGGAGGTTGACTGTGAGTTTCTCAAGAGATGCTGTGAGACACTAACGGAAGAGAACAGAAGGCTACACAAAGAGCTACAGGAGTTGAGGGCTTTGAAGACTCATCATCATTCAAACCCATTCTACATGCAATCACCAGCCACAACCCTCACCATGTGCCCTTCCTGTGAGCGCATCGCcaccaccaacaccaccaccaccaccaccaccaacaacaaaacaactaCAAAAGCCCAAGCAGAAGCAGATGGCTTCCCAAGATTCTATCCATTTTCTCAACCCCAATCCCATCACTCTTCTGCAGCTTCATGA